A DNA window from Mauremys reevesii isolate NIE-2019 linkage group 17, ASM1616193v1, whole genome shotgun sequence contains the following coding sequences:
- the LOC120385142 gene encoding E3 ubiquitin-protein ligase TRIM39-like, with the protein MASAVPIGKALEEATCSICLECLTEPVTIDCGHNFCRACITQYSERRKRQSGTKFPCPECRALFQKGNFRPNRQLANIIESIKPLRLQPGQAQNENLCETHKEKLQLLCQEDGKATCVVPIEEVAQGYKVKLQETLGPLRQELEEALALVSEEEKKIREWQGKVENRRRSITREFRTLHQLLSEEEQLLLRRLAEEERETLQRLQDNITKLSEQSAAPINRITELEEKCQQPAAELLQGVKSTLIRSEHVKLQPPEAVSPALKSGYKICLDMREMLKRFTLDVTLDPDTAHPNLVLSQDRKRVRHKTKRQNLPNNPERFDPCVFVLGAEGFTGGRHYWEVEVGDKTRWILGVCKESVSRKSPDHLSPKNGYWTVCLRDGEYEALTFPAAPLHVGIRPCQVGIFLDYKAGEVSFYNVTDRSHLFTFTDTFSGTVRPFFSPCANAGGKNAAPLILCSVPAQARGNLGP; encoded by the exons ATGGCCTCAGCAGTGCCCATAGGGAAAGCATTAGAAGAAGCCACGTGCTCCATCTGCCTGGAGTGTCTGACGGAGCCAGTGACCATAGACTGTGGGCACAACTTCTGCCGCGCCTGCATCACCCAGTACAGTGAGCGAAGGAAGCGTCAATCAGGCACAAAGTTCCCCTGTCCTGAGTGCCGAGCACTGTTCCAGAAAGGGAATttcaggcccaacaggcagctggCCAATATCATAGAGAGCATCAAACCACTGAGGTTACAGCCTGGGCAAGCGCAGAATGAGAATCTGTGTGAGACGCACAAGGAAAAACTCCAACTCCTCTGTCAGGAGGACGGAAAAGCCACCTGTGTGGTCCCCATAGAGGAAGTTGCCCAGGGTTATAAG GTGAAACTCCAGGAAACCCTGGGCCCTCTGaggcaggagctggaggaggccCTGGCGCTGGTGtctgaagaggaaaagaaaatcaGGGAGTGGCAG GGCAAAGTGGAGAATCGGAGACGGTCGATCACACGTGAATTTAGGACGCTGCACCAGCTTCTGAGTGAggaagagcagctgctcctgcggaggctggcggaggaggagagggagactctgcagaGACTACAGGACAATATCACAAAGCTCTCGGAGCAGAGTGCTGCACCGATCAATCGCATCACAGAGCTAGAGGAGAAGTGTCAGCAACCGGCCGCTGAGCTGCTGCAG ggtgtgaaaagcACATTGATCAG GAGTGAGCATGTGAAACTCCAGCCACCAGAAGCCGtttctcctgccctgaagagcggGTATAAAATCTGCCTTGACATGAGGGAAATGCTGAAGAGATTTACCC tggacgtgactctggatccagacacggctcatcccaaccTTGTTCTGTCTCAGGATAGGAAACGTGTGAGGCACAAAACCAAACGACAGAATCTGCCCAataaccctgagagatttgatccCTGTGTCTTTGTCCTGGGCGCTGAGGGATTCACGGGCGGGAGgcattactgggaggtggaggtgggagacaagactAGGTGGATCCTGGGGGTTTGTAAGGAGTCTGTGAGCAGGAAGAGTCCAGATCACCTGTCACCTAAAAACGGATACTGGACTGTGTGTCTGAGGGATGGGGAATACGAGGCCCTCACCTTCCCCGCAGCCCCCCTCCATGTGGGCATCAGGCCCTGCCAggtggggattttcctggactatAAGGCAGGTGAGGTCTCcttttacaatgtgactgacaggtcccatctcttcactttcactgacaccttctcCGGGACAGTCCGCCCTTTCTTCAGTCCCTGTGCCAACGCTGGAGGTAAAAACGCAGCTCCCCTGATACTCTGCTCAGTCCCAGCTCAGGCCAGAGGGAATCTTGGTCCCTGA